A stretch of the Macaca mulatta isolate MMU2019108-1 chromosome 16, T2T-MMU8v2.0, whole genome shotgun sequence genome encodes the following:
- the CTNS gene encoding cystinosin isoform X2, whose translation MCFLSQARALTQCLTSLIWVLPESTISLTVPPVVKLENGSSTNVSIALRPPLNATLVITFEITFRSKNITILELPEEVVVPPGVTNSSFQVTSQNVGQVTVYLHGNHSNQTGPRIRFLVICSNAISIVNQVIGWIYFVAWSISFYPQVIMNWRRKSVIGLSFDFVALNLTGFVAYSVFNIGLLWVPYIKEQFLLKYPNGVNPVNSNDVFFSLHAVVLTLIIIVQCCLYERGGQRVSWPAVGFLVLAWLFALVTMIVAAVGVTTWLQFLFCFSYIKLAVTLVKYFPQAYMNFHYKSTEGWSIGNVLLDFTGGSFSLLQMFLQSYNNDQWTLIFGDPTKFGLGVFSIFFDIVFFIQHFCLYRKRPGYDQLN comes from the exons TTTCCTGTCGCAGGCCCGAGCTCTGACCCAGTGCCTCACGTCATTGATTTGGGTCCTTCCAGAGTCAACCATCAGCCTTACCGTTCCTCCCGTTGTAAAGCTGGAAAACGGCAGCTCGACCAACGTCAGCATCGCCCTGCG GCCACCATTAAATGCAACCCTGGTGATCACTTTTGAAATCACATTTCGTTCCAAAAATATTACTATCCTTGAGCTCCCCGAAGAA GTGGTGGTGCCTCCCGGAGTGACAAATTCCTCTTTTCAAGTGACATCTCAAAATGTTGGACAAGTTACTGTTTATCTCCATGGAAATCACTCCAATCAGACCGG CCCGAGGATACGCTTCCTCGTGATCTGCAGCAACGCCATTAGCATCGTAAACCAGGTGATTGGCTGGATCTACTTTGTGGCCTGGTCCATCTCCTTCTACCCTCAGGTGATCATGAATTGGAGGCGGAAAAG CGTCATTGGTCTGAGCTTCGACTTTGTGGCTCTGAACCTGACGGGCTTCGTGGCCTACAGTGTATTCAACATCGGCCTCCTGTGGGTGCCCTACATCAAG GAGCAGTTTCTCCTCAAATACcccaatggcgtgaaccccgtgAACAGCAACGACGTCTTCTTCAGCCTGCACGCGGTCGTCCTCACTCTGATCATCATCGTGCAGTGCTGCCTGTATGAG CGCGGTGGCCAACGTGTGTCCTGGCCTGCCGTTGGCTTCCTGGTGCTCGCGTGGCTCTTCGCACTTGTCACCATGATCGTGGCTGCCGTGGGGGTGACCACGTGGCTGCAGTTTCTCTTCTGCTTCTCCTATATCAAGCTCGCGGTCACGCTGGTCAAGTATTTTCCACAG GCCTACATGAACTTTCACTACAAAAGCACTGAGGGCTGGAGCATTGGCAACGTGCTCCTGGACTTCACCGGgggcagcttcagcctcctgcagATGTTCCTTCAGTCCTACAACAACG ACCAGTGGACGCTCATCTTCGGAGACCCAACCAAGTTTGGACTCGGGGTCTTCTCCATTTTCTTCGACATCGTCTTCTTCATCCAGCACTTCTGTTTGTACAGAAAGAGACCGGGGTACGACCAGCTGAACTAG
- the CTNS gene encoding cystinosin isoform X1: MIRNWLAIFILFPLKLVEKCESTISLTVPPVVKLENGSSTNVSIALRPPLNATLVITFEITFRSKNITILELPEEVVVPPGVTNSSFQVTSQNVGQVTVYLHGNHSNQTGPRIRFLVICSNAISIVNQVIGWIYFVAWSISFYPQVIMNWRRKSVIGLSFDFVALNLTGFVAYSVFNIGLLWVPYIKEQFLLKYPNGVNPVNSNDVFFSLHAVVLTLIIIVQCCLYERGGQRVSWPAVGFLVLAWLFALVTMIVAAVGVTTWLQFLFCFSYIKLAVTLVKYFPQAYMNFHYKSTEGWSIGNVLLDFTGGSFSLLQMFLQSYNNDQWTLIFGDPTKFGLGVFSIFFDIVFFIQHFCLYRKRPGLQAARTGSGSRLRQDWAPNLQLKALPQTTSVSASSLKG; encoded by the exons AGTCAACCATCAGCCTTACCGTTCCTCCCGTTGTAAAGCTGGAAAACGGCAGCTCGACCAACGTCAGCATCGCCCTGCG GCCACCATTAAATGCAACCCTGGTGATCACTTTTGAAATCACATTTCGTTCCAAAAATATTACTATCCTTGAGCTCCCCGAAGAA GTGGTGGTGCCTCCCGGAGTGACAAATTCCTCTTTTCAAGTGACATCTCAAAATGTTGGACAAGTTACTGTTTATCTCCATGGAAATCACTCCAATCAGACCGG CCCGAGGATACGCTTCCTCGTGATCTGCAGCAACGCCATTAGCATCGTAAACCAGGTGATTGGCTGGATCTACTTTGTGGCCTGGTCCATCTCCTTCTACCCTCAGGTGATCATGAATTGGAGGCGGAAAAG CGTCATTGGTCTGAGCTTCGACTTTGTGGCTCTGAACCTGACGGGCTTCGTGGCCTACAGTGTATTCAACATCGGCCTCCTGTGGGTGCCCTACATCAAG GAGCAGTTTCTCCTCAAATACcccaatggcgtgaaccccgtgAACAGCAACGACGTCTTCTTCAGCCTGCACGCGGTCGTCCTCACTCTGATCATCATCGTGCAGTGCTGCCTGTATGAG CGCGGTGGCCAACGTGTGTCCTGGCCTGCCGTTGGCTTCCTGGTGCTCGCGTGGCTCTTCGCACTTGTCACCATGATCGTGGCTGCCGTGGGGGTGACCACGTGGCTGCAGTTTCTCTTCTGCTTCTCCTATATCAAGCTCGCGGTCACGCTGGTCAAGTATTTTCCACAG GCCTACATGAACTTTCACTACAAAAGCACTGAGGGCTGGAGCATTGGCAACGTGCTCCTGGACTTCACCGGgggcagcttcagcctcctgcagATGTTCCTTCAGTCCTACAACAACG ACCAGTGGACGCTCATCTTCGGAGACCCAACCAAGTTTGGACTCGGGGTCTTCTCCATTTTCTTCGACATCGTCTTCTTCATCCAGCACTTCTGTTTGTACAGAAAGAGACCGGG GCTTCAAGCAGCGCGCACAGGCTCTGGCAGCCGTCTCAGGCAGGACTGGGCACCGAACTTGCAGCTGAAGGCCTTGCCCCAAACTACCAGCGTTTCTGCGAGCAGCTTGAAGGGCTGA
- the TAX1BP3 gene encoding tax1-binding protein 3: MSYIPGQPVTAVVQRVEIHKLRQGENLILGFSIGGGIDQDPSQNPFSEDKTDKGIYVTRVSEGGPAEIAGLQIGDKIMQVNGWDMTMVTHDQARKRLTKRSEEVVRLLVTRQSLQKAVQQSMLS, encoded by the exons CAAAGAGTTGAAATTCACAAGCTGCGTCAAGGTGAGAACTTAATCCTGGGTTTTAGCATTGGAGGTGGAATCGACCAGGATCCTTCCCAGAATCCCTTTTCTGAAGACAAGACGGACAAG GGTATTTATGTCACACGGGTGTCCGAAGGAGGCCCTGCTGAAATCGCTGGGCTGCAGATTGGAGACAAGATCATGCAG GTGAACGGCTGGGACATGACCATGGTCACACACGACCAGGCCCGGAAGCGGCTCACCAAGCGCTCGGAGGAGGTGGTACGCCTGCTGGTGACACGGCAGTCACTGCAGAAGGCCGTGCAGCAGTCCATGCTGTCCTAG